In Pieris rapae chromosome 10, ilPieRapa1.1, whole genome shotgun sequence, the genomic window gtttgttttttaaatgtgtaaaattttgatatcttatattattgtatttttaaagcatgcacatataaataaaatactaaacaaaTCGGTCTAAACAAAATCGATGTTTAGTTGTAGTAGTTGTTAAGATGTTTGAATTTCGTTGTAGTTATGTTCGATGTTTTGTACTCTAAGTTCGTTTAATATGCAGAGTAATTCATGTATgtctatataaagaaataaaaaaaaagaatttttatccttatatatttatattattatagtaaaacaGCGATGTCGTTAAGCGAATTAAGTAGATGGAGCGGTTCTGCCACCGAAGTAAAACGGAAAGTGGCCACAATTAATTTGCACAGTGTTATAGAGAAATATCCCGAATGGACTCACGTTATTGTTAAAGTATCGCCAATAAGAAAGCcggtatgtattatattaactacTAGTTCAAATCTTATACAGTCGAAACCGCTTATGACGACATTAGTAACATCcggtatgtttttatttagttttattcaccaaaatcaaaggtcccgacTGAATTCtatgtattaggtacttaaaaaCGTCATCGCTTTGAATGAAATTGGATGCATTGACCgcgattaaaaatagtggcggagagtttattgccagttcttctcttccgttctacgcccttgatttgagaactggcagtaaatgtaaaattagattcatttaatatttctttttttttgacgttcataagtgtacattatgttacctatatgtatgaataaataaattttgactttgaccgGAAAAGCGTGAATATTACCACTGGTTGCTTGAACAGTGCATTTCCTGatgatgaataaaaataaaaacttgtcCATTTCGTATGATTAAATTAGTGATATATGAATTACAGATTACTCTAAACGTTGATATAAACGATTACGCGTCACGTCAAATTGTCGTTAACCTACCGTCTACATTGTCGTTTACAAAACACGTAATAAAGCAAGAAACCGAGCCGAATAGCTTGTACTACGAGTTGATTTTACCGGATTTAAATGCGGTACACGAAGCGTACCTGTTGTATGTGGAACCCGTTGACACGTGTCATACGTATCACGTGACCGCTGAGATGCAAGTCCCGTGGGCGAAGAATAACGAGTACTACCATTATTTCACGTAAGTAGATGggctaaaataattattaatagtggTTTAAAATGTCGCTATACGTCAGTACTTATACAACAATGGCGTAACTACCTTGGGTGGCACCCGGTGCGGAAGTTGGTGGTGtcacctttttttttttttaattgaggGGAATGCATTTTCGCACAGAGTGTGTGACTCGCTCTTAAAGCCCTACCCACTAAACCACTCCCATCAATCACGTCACTGTTGGGGTAACTTGGGGTCGCGTTAGCATTCTACCAAGAGACCCCGTGACTGGCTGCTGCAGCAACCATCTTCCATTACATTGACATCGCATGGTGGTGTCACCCCATCGAgagtaaaaagcaataaatggTATAAAGGACAttgatcatttattaaaagatcgcgAGTATGGGACGGGGAATCCCCCAAGAGGTTTTATAGGGTTAAGCCCTGATTGGGAATCACATTCgaagttttacaaaattataccttttatgtttttttattaatagataataattccgGGTCAGGGTATATCTATTCTGGTGGAAGGGTATTCGTACTGAAGTGATTACAGCAAAATCTTGCTACatgtacaaaaacaaatatagattaaagttattgtaaaacgaatataaaccaataatctttattacaCAGCTAAAAGATTATACGTAATAAAAACCGATCTCTATTATCAAAAAAGAAGTATTACATATTGACATTGAGAACTACTCAAACTGTCATAATTAGTGTAATTGTTTatgataatcttaatatatataaattacacaacgtttgtccgctatggactctactatacttaaccgatttcaatcaaattttgcataccgtgtgcagtttgattgcatatatatattattctactGTACTGTGTGTATGTCACTAAACTACTCTTAAACGGCTGAACAGATTTTTTTCCGCGTTTGGTTTGAGCCCTTCATGGTTTACACTCACAAATCAGCCGATTTATCTAAACCATCAGGTGACAGTCGgtactttcatactttgtttggtatcctaatcgcttgaaatatcatgcaggacaacgtctgtaggatccgctagttttaatatagattattaaaattttcctttaGCTTCTTGCAAAAgcctattttaaattatccacTAACAGACGGTGACTTTTCGAATGCCAGAAATAGCCTAAACCGAATTGGCTTAGGCTATTTCTGGCATTTTCTTAAAGCCTTTATTTCTAgacatatttttcaatatagtATTAATACGAAAAAACGTAATCCCTTCGTGTGTTTAGGCACTTAAAGCGTTCCCCGATGAAATTGAGGCTTTTCAAAAGTAACCCAAACGTGACTTCAgatgagaaaataaaaatcactctTCTATTGGATCCTAAATGCTCATTCACGATAAGGTGAGTGCAATTGTCcttgattattaaaacaatgtgtcATAACTGGTTTCAAAAAGGAGGTGTGTTTATTGGGTGTTTAACACAGAGCCTATTGGCCAACGGTATagaattattaacaatacatattacacacacacacgcatgGGTggattttttttgattttttgagATATTGATATGTTCTATATATTGTGAAACATTTCTATCATTAGTAGTTTTCGCACCGCGTGcgttaaaagatattttataggcGTTTTTTACACTTTGGGCAACATTATGGtaccttattatttttcttgctATTAATCCtatattaatcagtgataatAGAATTCacatggtgaaagaattttttttagtctaaatatacttacaaatATATCTTTCCTCACAAATCTATccgctttttaataatagtatatataaatgaaagacACCATGTGAAATTGTTGAAATTAGATGATTTTTACCAGTTGCCCGCGCGAAATTCGTTTCGCGTTAATGTGATTTCTTACTTCGTCTACCTTATTAGCAGCTACATGCcaacatatttaacattttgccATTCCACCTCCtaagtacttaataaaacttaatatttttgttaatttctctatatataaacatttagagtttaaaatattataaaacaaattactcgaattattacaattatttttgatattgttaCACATTCCATATAATTTAACTGGGAAATCACAGGCTCCTAAAATACAGTTTTCACTACAGGAGAAACCTGAAATACTTATTAGTAACCTGTTTATggcagtaatttttttttttaaataggttttatatgaatttttgatcaaaatttatttaatttgttttcagtATATCAGGTAGCTGGTACTACCGTCTTGCCCAGTTGGTTCGTAATTACACCCCAGTTTTAGTTCCATATGTGGCTGCCATAGTACTTTTAGCAGTACGGGCCAATCTCATAAGCTTGAAAGAGAATGGAACCTGTATCTCAATACATACAGCGCTTATGAGCGAAAGTGTCAAGCCATATTATGTATTGGTCTTCAGCCGACTGGCTATTATGGGaataatgtaagtattttGCATAGTAAATAAGATCTTtgcataaattaaatctaaatttgtttatgtatcacagtctaaatttaattttacccaAGCGAGAACTGTCAAAAAACCCCGCCATTTTTAATTGCCACGTGTCAAAAACAAAGATCTTGTCCGTTAAACTCCGTAGAGTATAATTTAGCTTTTCGTTGTATTCTTTTATACATcgtgtattattttaagtaagacAATACCTTGTCAGAGTTCACGgctcttattatattaaaaaatatatattcttttttaattaagtacatccaatttattttttccatataaaaaataatagtatacttTACCGTTATTCTAACGATATGTATACGGTGCATATCGGAACATAATAAAGTTGATAACAAGTGGATATCACTAGGTTTATGGCCAAAATGCCATGAATAATTGGTTAGCCGGAGTTAATTTGATAAGAGCGTCTTATACGCCATTTGTATGAATACAAAATGTTCCAATTTTTAGTTTCCAAGTTACTCCTATTTCCAACtcattacataaaagtaaaaatattaaaaaaaatctaacttCAGTAATAAAGAGgttttttgacaattgacacaaTTTTCTAACCATAAACACATTTTAGCGCTAATTTCGTGGATTCAACTAGATTTGCGTAATAATAACATTGTGTGAACGAAGTTAGTTATGactagttaaaattatttattcgtttagtcttaaaatgttttgtcaccatttatttgcaaagtaACACGAGAGCGATAACGATAAGTGAATTGCTATTTGAGTGGGTAAATAGCTATTGAGTGTATGCAGGCAAAGGTATcaagtaaaaataagattaagaaaatatttaaattatacttaaaatctttaattatatttttagctattgtatatattaaatatcttcaGGTCTGTACCACTATTGACAATGATATTAGAAAATGCTAGCTGGAATAATTTAGAACTCCAGTACTTTACGAAATCTTTGTTAGTACTGCCGGCGTATATGACGGCTCTCGGTATAGTGAACGTGGCAGCTGCCGGGATACTTGCTGTGATGGTGTTTTCATCACAATTGGCGCATCGATTGCTTTTTAAGTAAGCGTTTTCATATTGCAGttacatagatattttttaataatcgactttttttgtctaatatttggaaacaaattGTTTCGCTGAGAAGTGAGTCttcgttataataataataatcaatcatGGAGGATCATGGCGTCAGATTACATCCGTttttttgatcatttttatttcatagacaagtaaCTTTCTGTGTCTAACACATCTCATCACATAGGACCAAGCGCTAATTGTGCACATACAAAGAATATTCTTATGATGCTTAGCCGTGATTCGAACGCACGATCTCAAGGATAAAGGTTGCATACtgcaacactgctcttttatCATTAACAGATCGTAAAAACTATGATAAGATAATACatagtaatttattgataatttataaattgttatatcgaGTTTAATGCTGGGAACTCTTAAAGAATAATTCCCGTCGTTTCTCGCACTTAACGCTGGCATAGTTggtttagttaatttataaacgcccaaatataattctaaactaaaaatgtaatgtatcaGTTGGTGCAGACTAGATTCTTACAaatgcattaaataaataccggGCTGTAGAGtcactgtattattaaattagaataatatgttaatagaATAGTATGGCGCGGTGGCAACGGACTAGCGGAAAAGGTGGCGTCGGGTCTCCAAAAAGTTCCGCTAGTTGTGAGTGCGGCGCTAGTGTGCGCTGTGCCACTCTCGTGTGGTGCGGCGGCATTGACAGCGGGAGCGGCTTTTTACGCGTTTATGGTATGttttttactgaaataaatcgtaaattagtattaaattgtataacttattagaattattatagTCCGTAATGCTTTTTGAAACTGTTCCGACAACTGTACGCCTAAGCAAGGaacaataatcatttaattatagttactAACTAAATGGACTTAGGCTTTAAGAAAAAGCCTTATTAAAAAGCCGACAATGCAGTCGCGAGACCACTGGCATTGAGTCTCCATgagtggcggtatcacttaacatcagataagcaTCCAGCCCGTTTgcttgttctattaaaaaaatatataatatatatcccGCTAAAACTTAAAGCTAAAGGTTGCCTTGAAGAGATCGCTTggtagcgataaggccgcccgttgcctcccttgtaattgttatgtattgtgttatttgtgttttttttgcaacaaagtgtgaataaataaataaataaacaaaagctgtaattactaaaataaaaatattaagttaattatttagttacttttttttattacttaatgtcACTAAACTTAACTTAGGAGAGTTCGAGTCGAAATTAGAGACATGAGAAAATGttgaatatttcttataagtCGATTGAAGTATAAACTTGTAACGGTACGCGGGGTTTATAGAAATAATGGTTAATGGTAGACTTAATCATATGAACGGCCGCGGgagatttataaatttgtttttttttgtgtttaagaTATTTCACGTCCAGCTTCCGttccaaataattaattctaaaaaaaaatcatttctaaaatttttattataaattaatatttaacttaaatttatttcataataattatactcgCCCTACATGTGTAAAGTTTCATTTACCTACGATTTTTTCTCAATATCAAGCGTCTATGACTACACTACttcctaataaaatatttcctgcagatatcaaaaatgtatgaagAATATCTGGAAGATTACGTGTATAAATTATTGGCAAAAATTGGTAGTAGAATCTGTATGATGTTCAAAAAACAAACTAAGGAGACATGTTATAAAGAACTCAAAGACCAGAAACCTGAAGAGATTACTAATGCAGTCGTCAATAATGATTGTAAAGATGCACCCAAAGAAAATGTTGATGAAGatctcaataatattaatttccacATGATGCTATTCTTTATGTGGATGTGTGTTACATTAGTTAATATACCAGCACTTTTGACATGGGCAAGGAATTTTAAGTAAgtcactttttatatttgttcagTAGGTACTAGCACATCCGAAAGATGTATCTCAACCTGTACACActtgttaaatacaaaaataatctttcAATTGTAAATCTAAACCATGTGCacttaaacaaagaaaaaaattcagCAAAACCGGTCCAGCAGGttaggagtttaattacaaacacatcCGCAGATTTATATAACATGTAAATCAACTTTAAAACTTAGATAtttctcattttttttaaattcttgtaTGCCCAGATTACTTAGAATCATggatcttatttattaaaaaataatcctaTTATAGTAGTCAAATGAAaattaggttagtatatgaccATGGGTTCCTGGAGTACTTacttttctaattaattataaaaaaacacttttgtatgaagtttttaaaagaagaattttgttgaatatatttattagtttttaacatatttctgttttttgaGTAGTATCACTAATATGTTATAGGTACAGCATGGTATTAACACCTGACACTTCTTACCACACTGGTATGCTTATGTCAGCTTGCTCGGGTATTGTTTGGCAAATGAATGGACCTCAAAAGAAATTGTAAGTAAAttctaatatgtatttacaagtTTTTCAAGCaagaaatttgaataaatcttATTCACTACTTCTAACTGCTTGACTAACCACTAATGCCTGAATGCTATGTACAAAATTTTACGAGTTTTCTCCAGGATTCAAACAAAGTACTTCCATTTGCATTTACCACTTTGCCATAGTGGCTATGAGAGGCtagtttaaaaatacctttattcTATTTCAGAAAGTTCTATGATGCAGTGATTTCGCTGCTCTTTACAATGGCGGTATTTATCATAGCACTTGGACCATTTTCACTATCAATTATTAACTATGGTGTTGCAATTATGTTTGCCATAATAACTATACaacaattattcaataaagaagaaaaatcttGTAATACTGCAGGAAATGCCACACAAGATGAGAAAGAAGATTCCACTGAAGAGCCAAGTACCAAAGAAaatcttaaatctaatttaaataatatcaatgaAAACACAGTTGCTAGTAGCTCTGAAGAAAAGTCTCAAAATACtagtgaaaatattgaaactgAACTAAATTGTGATGTCTGCAATGAAAGTAGACTTTATACAATGTTCAAAAATCTCAgagacaaaattaattttagtgatgaccattaagatttttaattagtaactGGAATGCAACACGGGACCCCTACATGAGCATATCACACTATAGTTAGTTTAATATAGAAGATTTTTGGCTAAggtttagattattttatactgtGGTCATACTCAAATACGCATCTTtatgaagatatttttttttttcatatattttagtaactcCTGttcctattataaaataattttaactgcctatattgtagatatttaaGATACCTGTGCAAGGAGGGGTCTTTGAAACAACTACAAAATGTAttgagttatttgtattttatttatgaagttttTGAATCTTGAGTAAAATGCTCCTAGGTAATAAAAGGTGACTGGTGCAATATTGAGCACTAGTTGAAGTTAAGATCTTCATCCTAGtacaataatgtaaatttatggagtaatatttttttaatattaagtgctTGTAATTAATAGGGAATCTATtagagaaatatatttaacataaaaattcatGCTGAATTTGACATTATGTTTTGAGATTATAAGACAtgctaataaattttatagtacatatttatatttatttcattacaacACTAGTTCTGAAGcttcaacatttaaataaaaaagatgctTCATATGATTTCTTAATATGTGTACAGTGACTAATAATATGGAGAGGAGCCTAATACAACAATATATCATCCCTGTATAATGATAACCTTGTATGTACATAGAATGGAACATTaaaggaaacaaaaaaatgtttcattttgtCCATAGTTAAGATATTTAGATAGCAAAAAGGACTTAGTTGTTAATAACATAAGTCCTTACTAACTTATCTCATTAAATGACAACAGTCTAGAttctagaataaaaaattcattcattctgcaatatttaaaaaaaatacaagatcaAACATTAATATCCATTAGAGATTTATAAGGTGCTTTGATTTTGTATAGAAACACATTTAgaggaataataatataattagaaacTTAGAAATTAATCATATACACACAACACTATTTCTTTCCTTTCTTGCCAGCTGGTTTTTCTTCGGTATTCCTTGGGTTCTGCCAGTTAAGTGGATTGCGCCGATACATAGGCCACGGTGGCACAGTGAGAACTGCTGCTAAAATAAATCCTGCACCAAGAATGTACACGGATTGTGAAAACTGTTGAACTATATAACCCCAAACAAATCCAACTATACTGAATAACGTTATGATTGCTCTATATAGTTTTTCTGCTTTTGCTTGGCCTACATAGTCAATGTGAGTCggtattgatttaaaaaactccattttcaaatatttagtaCTTGTGGCAAATTTCTAAACAAACTAGAaaaatttgtcaaaatattGTCAACGTCGCCGGATTGCACCGAGTTTGGACACGTCATAATACTTTGGTTGTACacagataataaattgttaattgaCGTCTGACAGCTAACACATTTTTTCTCGAAAGtccttaaaatttataatttttagaagaaattattttctcATACCAACTTTAATTAAGGAAAGCGCAAATACGTTAAATCTAAGACATAAAATTCACACAAATGCACAGAATACATATGGGAAGCAACATTTGCTTGTTTATGTTAGTTATCTATTCATCAATGTCACGACTCACGACTTTCATTCGGATTTGTCATTCTAATGAGAAATTTACATTGGAGTTTTGATGTCAGTCGATTGTCAACATCCAGTACGATCGGACTCATtaggttaattttataaagataattttattttattttcaaaaagtaCAATAATCaaattgataaacaaaatgaCTTCATTCAAACAAGTACCTCTAACATGTGGTGGCCACACAAGACCAGTCGTGCATTTGGACTTTAGTGATGTAACAAAAGACGGATATTTTTTGATTTCGGCTTGCAAAGGTAAGTTTTTAATCTTTTCTACAGTTGGGGTGCCCTTTTGCCTTGGCCCAGATGTAGGTGGAAGACTTGCAAGTGAGTAATTTATGGAtatttgtattcataaaaCGACAGATGTTAGATGTTGTTAATTGGAAAGGCGACGAAATGTTTTACGTCCGTATGGAACAATTCTTTCCATGTATGGGGCTGACCTTCTCTTTCCGGTCTTGTAGGAAGTACCTTGAAGTTCCGTTTAAGTTTCCTGTTGGGCCTTGTTTACCTTGATTAAGTcgtgcttttatttatatgtacagTTGCGTTCATTCTTTGTGTAAGTTGGAATTGCTATAGGGTCAACTAATTGTTACTTTCCTGTTCAGTGGTGTTGACATTTCACTCATACCAACACTGGGTCACCTTGTAACTCATTCAAGGTGTATTAAAGCACTTgacattaatgtttattatcatACTGCATTTTATTGTGAACtttcattttattgtatgtttataCCCTTTTTTTGAGAATTTGTATTCCAATAagattttgttgtttatagttattatttaaaaaaatgaatgatTTCCTAGTggacaaaatatattgttatttgtaatgACTCtggtattaatataataataataaaataatataaatatagttatagtCCAAATCAACAACTAAAATGAATttcttacttttatatttttaaattgaaagctacatttttttttatctaattataaattatcatgCATAATGTAAATCTATCTGTTCATAGATGGCAAACCTATGTTAAGGCAAGGTGAAACTGGTGACTGGATAGGTACATTTGAGGGTCATAAAGGTGCTGTATGGGGTGTGGCTTTAACTCAAAATGGAAACCTAGCTGCAAGTGGAGCAGCAGACTTTTCAGGTATATCAGAAAATGTAGACAATTATATGATAAActcatcaaaaatttattgttattataaataacatgcTTTAAAGGATCTGATATATCtttgattaatttgaaatgCTTTGTGGtgacagtatatttgggattTCAGCAAAACTTTGGGATGCACGTTTTGGTGAAGTTTTGCAAACATTTGACCATGAGCACATAGTAAAAAGTGTTAACTTCAATGCAGAAGACACTCTCTTACTTACGGCGAGTAATGAAAAGCTTATCAGGGTTTATGATCTTAATAAGCCTGAAGTTGGCggtaagtttttgtttttgttatctaGATCTACTCTCTACATACTAGACTACATGTGAAAACTTCGACAATGTAACTCAAggtgtgaaaaaaataaatataatgtaaattaacctGGTACAGTTTATAGAAgattcataat contains:
- the LOC111000103 gene encoding GPI inositol-deacylase; the encoded protein is MISLKWAGGSIFQLVSIIFLLFYLIGILNVNFSDKNNYCAMTYMFEYPQFVRISMVESNIYPQYGLYTYSEGRFTERARKMWFDGVPVLFLPGNSGSHMQARSLASVALRKALSNGYENHFDYFTISYNEELSGLYGGVLQSQTQFAAACVSKILSLYKNKYTKSIPSSVILIGHSMGGVIAKRLLAYPSTINTTNIAITLAAPLEAPIVNFDPAINDFYRLMDLEWKIYIEPNKEIKDRKLLISFGSGPRDVLVPAGLTSSNVSNINTLASAIPGVWVSPDHISMVWCKQLVLAINRYLFDIIDTRTDQITDNYEHIQVKSLQYFVANRSMTLSEKSRANVNMISDAFWYEDNRRIYQISRPEIDRTTYLMIRLVTFPQNRFVAIETVNVDDKEWLFGCNAKDVDSTYRYCKTAMSLSELSRWSGSATEVKRKVATINLHSVIEKYPEWTHVIVKVSPIRKPITLNVDINDYASRQIVVNLPSTLSFTKHVIKQETEPNSLYYELILPDLNAVHEAYLLYVEPVDTCHTYHVTAEMQVPWAKNNEYYHYFTHLKRSPMKLRLFKSNPNVTSDEKIKITLLLDPKCSFTISISGSWYYRLAQLVRNYTPVLVPYVAAIVLLAVRANLISLKENGTCISIHTALMSESVKPYYVLVFSRLAIMGIMSVPLLTMILENASWNNLELQYFTKSLLVLPAYMTALGIVNVAAAGILAVMVFSSQLAHRLLFKIVWRGGNGLAEKVASGLQKVPLVVSAALVCAVPLSCGAAALTAGAAFYAFMISKMYEEYLEDYVYKLLAKIGSRICMMFKKQTKETCYKELKDQKPEEITNAVVNNDCKDAPKENVDEDLNNINFHMMLFFMWMCVTLVNIPALLTWARNFKYSMVLTPDTSYHTGMLMSACSGIVWQMNGPQKKLKFYDAVISLLFTMAVFIIALGPFSLSIINYGVAIMFAIITIQQLFNKEEKSCNTAGNATQDEKEDSTEEPSTKENLKSNLNNINENTVASSSEEKSQNTSENIETELNCDVCNESRLYTMFKNLRDKINFSDDH
- the LOC111000105 gene encoding signal peptidase complex subunit 1 — its product is MEFFKSIPTHIDYVGQAKAEKLYRAIITLFSIVGFVWGYIVQQFSQSVYILGAGFILAAVLTVPPWPMYRRNPLNWQNPRNTEEKPAGKKGKK